The sequence TTGCTTTTTTGTTAGTTCTTTTAACTCTGTCTTTAATTAATGTAAACCAAGTAAGTGCAGAAGCCCTCCCGGGAGACGTGTTGAAGTATCCAATGCCCGGAGCCCCTGTGGTGGCACTTCCAGGAGAGGTCGTGGAGATACAACCACAAGATGGAGTAGACATAACCTCTCTCTCAATAGTCTCTGTGTTGAATGGTCCATATGAGCTAGAGATCATTGAGAAAGGTGCTACATTAAAGGTAAAAGTTCCAGAGAACGTTGTTCCAGATGTGTATTTCCTTCAAATTAAATCAAACAAAGGAGAAGTAACAATTCCAGGTGCAGTTTGGATTCTCAAAGAGTATCCTAAAGTTCTTAGAATAGCACATGTTAGTGACACACACGTTACAAGTGGTACTAAGTTTGGTTATGTTTGTGGAGAATACTTCCAGAGAGACATGAAAAGAATCAAAGAACTATGCGATGGAGGTATAATAGTCCCGTTACACAGCTATGTTGCAACAGATAGTGCTTACACATACTGGGCCATGGATGATAGAGTTGATGTTACAATAAACACGGGTGATGTGGTAGATACTGCCGGAGATGGCAAAGGATACAAGTTACTGCTTGATATAATCTCCCATGCAACCGCAGCCGGAAGGCCTACAATAATTGTCAAAGGAAATCATGATGATCCACCTAATTATTATCCCAGACTTATAGGGCCTACGGACTACTACATTGTTATTGGAAAGTTTATCATCATAGCCCTCGACTCTCATGGAGATGAAGCTCATCCCTACATGAACCAGCTAGAATGGATGGAAAAAGTGCTTGAAGACCATCCCGATAAAATCCCAATAGTAATTGTCCACCACCCATATTGGTATTCTGCCCCACAAGGATGGATCGGGGGTAGAATTGAGGGTGTTTCAGCATTCGATGACGAAGATTGGCAAGAAATGATACAATATGGTAGCTATTATTGGTTTGGAAGAAATCAAGAGTATCTTGACATAGCAAGGCGTTTCCTCCAAGATGTCGAGAAGTACAACATTAAACTTATTATGAGTGGCCATATTCACCATGACAAACTTCACATTTACGTGGACAAGAACGGTAATGAGCACTGGTTTGTAACGTCAACAACTACAGGAGCCCCAGATAAAGAAACCAACCCACCTAGGCCTGACAGGAGCCCAACATGGTATGGATCAAAAATCATAGAGATAGATGAAAATGGAAACGTTAGACTTCCTGAAATTGAAGAAATGTTTGGAAATCTCTTCAACGACTTTATCTCATTACCCGTTCCACAAGAGTTTATTACATTCAAATGGACATCAGAGTTTGGAAGCGCTGTAAAATTCGTGAACTTACTAGGAGAAGAAAGTGGAAAATTTGCCATTGAAATCCCAGATGGAGCCCAAGTTGACACAAGTGTAACAAACGTCACATACAAGCTTCTTGGAGAGAGAAAAATAGGAGATAAAACATATGAACTCTTTGAAATCACTGTACCCAAAGGAATATCCCAACTCGTTATAAGCAAAGGAAAAGACACAGAGAAGCCCCAAATAGATATCCCATACCTTACTCCGTCCAAACCCACAAAAGGAAAACCATTTAAAGTTTATATCAGCGTAAAAGACAACTTAGGAGTCAAGGATATTTATGTAGAAATTGAAGCAAATGGGGTTGTTACGAAATATCCAGCAGTTCAAACCAGTGGAGGACAAGCAGAGTACTTTATGGCTGAGATTCCAGGAATTGATGCAGATGGATATATAATAAGGGCTGTAGCAATAGACTTCTACGGGAACAAGGCCACCATAGAAAAAATCATGGGAGAAATAGAGACAAGTACAACTTCAACTCCCACTCAAACTACACCCTCCGAAACAACCACGTCCTCATCAACCACGCCAACAACTAGTTCTCCAACAGAAACTACTTCTTCATCATCTCCCACAACGACAGAAGCGGGTGGGGTATGTGGCCCTGCAGCAATTGTAGGTCTCGCCCTATTGCCATTACTTGCTGCTAAAAGGAAAAAATGATATTTCCTTTTTTAATTCTTCTTTTTCTCATATAGAAGAGTTTTTAAACCTACCCATCCTCCCCTCTCTAGGTGATGCCCTTTGAAATTTAAAGGGAAAGCTTTTGGAAATCTAGTTAGAATCGAATTTGATATACTAAACCTCAGCGAGCTTAGGATTGAGGATTTGAAGGATTTTGACATAGAGAGTTTAAAAATCGAGCTTAGACCAACCTCTTCTGGCATAAAGCTTATTGGAATATGGGAAGGCGAGATTGAAAACGCTGGTGAGGGGATGAAAAAAGCCCTAGAAGAGAGCTATAAGTTGAGAGACCGCTTGTTGAATAGGATGAAAGCAAAAATTGAGAGAATGAGAAGTGTTATGAAGAAACTTGGATTTAATGAAGAGGTCTTAGGATACGGAAATATGATAAAGTTCACAAAAAAAGTTGGAGGTTATGAAATAGCAGTTATGGCATCCTCGAAGGACGACGTTATTAGAGTGGAAGTCTATGGAAACGACAAAAAGGTCATTGGACCTGAAATAGAAAACTTCTTTGAAGATGTAGACATTGAAGAGCTCGAAGTCTATGGACTAGATGAAGAAGGACAAGAAGAAAGGCTTGTAATAAATTTGGAGTTACCAGAGGAAGATGTACCAGAAACAAAAATAGTAGAAGCTATAAAACTCATCGAAAGCCTCTTAATGACCTAATCACTTGTACTTTGCATCCAGCTGGAGTTTCTTTATTTTTGCCTTCAACCCTTTCCTTGGTACCATGTCCTCTTTTAAGATTTTACCCGTACGAAGATCAATTTTTGCATAATAAAACCCATTATCTCCAGAAAGCTTTATAATTGCATCCCCTCTTTCTTTGTGAACTATTATTGTTTCTGTTTTCAGATTTTTCTCAGCAAACTTCTCTGAAACATGAGCCTGATAAGTTTCTTCAATTATAAATTCTGTTAGGAAAATATCACTCTTTAAGACTCTCCCTGAAACTCGTTCTATGAGAATCTCTCCCACCCGTTCTTTACCCGCAAATTTGACCTTCCAGTTTTCATCAAGCTCTAACTCTTTAATATCTGCAGTAATTCCTTTTTCCTCTAAGAACTCCTCCGCTATTTTCTTCACAACGTCTTCTTTCAAGTATTTATCGACTTCTGTTAGTAGTTTCCCATCTTTACTAAGAGAGAGTTTTAACAGAAGTTTGTCATTTTCGAGTTCTATCCTATAGCTATCTTTTAATTCTTCTATTTTCTTTATTCGCCAGTCAGGGTACTTTTTCAAGATTATTTTTTCAGCTTTTTCAGGAGTAATTTCCACAAAGTAATCCATTATATCTCCTGTCTTTCCATCAACCTTTACCAAAACTTTTCCATCCTCACTTTTAAGGAGTAGTTCTAGGTTCTTATGATCATGAACCTTAAAATCACTAAGTTCTAGGTTTTTTATATCAAAATTGGCTTCAATAAGATCTTTCGCTATTTTCGCAAGATTATACGGATGGACAAGCTTTTCTTTGATCACATAATCTCCCGTTTCCAAGTTAAATTCCAAAACCACAATACCTTCAGGTGCTAGTACATCAATAATTGCTTTATCCTCTTTTTCAGTAAAGGAAATAACTTTTCCTCCTGGATATTTCTTTGAAACTTCAGAGAGAATTGCATCTCTCTTTATCTTCGATTTTCTCTTTAAAACCCTCCCACTATATATATGAACAGCTGCACCAAAAAGGAACCTGCTAACTTGACCATTTATTATAGCCACATTCTCTTTTGGTTCAAATGAAATCTCCCTAAGTTCTTCCCCAAGTAAATTCATGCACTCCTCCTTAGCAATTTCAATTAACTTCTCCTTTGGAAGAGGTTCTATTTTAACTCTGGCCTCTTTGCTTTTGAGATCAACCTCCCCCTTTGCGGAATTTATTCCAACTTGCAATTCTAGTAATACTCTTTTAGGAATATACACTTTCTTCCGAGAATGCAAGATAATACTACTTTGAGAGACTTTCAGATCCTCTGCAAGTCTGGACTTAACTAGTAAAACCGCCTCATTTGGAGTTAATGGCTCAATGATCCTTATCTCTGTTGCCTTAATAGCAGATCCACTCTCTAAAAGGGCCTTAGACACTTTTTTATCTAATTCCTCATCCTTGCTCACAAAGGGCAATATTTCCTCCTTAGAAAATATCACAGCCTTATCTTTTGTATCTTCCACCAGAGCTGACCAAGAGAAGATATAAGCCGTTGAAGCTTCTAAAATCAAGGTTTTTAGAATGATGTCTTCCTTCTTTATTTTATACTTTTTCTCGAGTAATGAGGATATTTGCTCAAAAACTTTATCTGGAGAGAAAGAGTACAAAAGTGGAGTATCTAGTCGTATTACCTTTAGAACACCTTTTCGCTTCTCTTCCAATTTTTCCTCTTCTTTTTTTCTCTTGATTTTTTCGAGTAAGTCTTCACTCACTGGCACTTCTTTGTCGTTTAAATCTTCAACAAGCTTTTCGCCATCCCATATAATTATCCTTCCTTTGTACTCCTTTCCAACTAAGAGTTTAGCATCTTTAGTATACCCATTTATTGAGACGAAAATCCCCTTATCTGCCTTTGCTCTCCCTATGGCTTCATTAAAGTGCTCAATATCTTGAGAAGATGTTAGAGCTCCTGATTTTACTTTTATTACATATTTTTCAAATCCCGCGATAGGATCGTCCCTAAGAGCGAGAATATCTATTCCCCACTCTTCTGGGCTATCCACCATCTCTACATTCCTAAACCCCATCAATTCGAGCAGATTTACCAGAGTTTTGATAAGCGTTTCCCGAGAGGCCTCTTGTAAGATCTCTAAATTCCACTTCATAATATCACATCCAATTAACTCGCATACCTAAAATAATAGAGTAATTATAATATAAATCCCTTTTGCCATTTTCCAACCTCTCATGTTTTCATCTAAAATTAAAGAACCAAATACCTCATACATCACCACTATAAGTGTTTAAAATAACCTTTTTAACTCCCCAAAATTTACAAGAATCAGGTGAGAGCATGTTTAGACTACCAGAGTTCAATTACCACAATAAGGTCGTTTTTCTCAGGGCAGATCTCAACTCACCTGTAAAAGATGGAAAAATTATTAGTGACGCGAGATTTAGGGCTGTGCTACCCACTATACGCTACCTCTTAGAGCATAAAGCAAAAATAGTAATAGGAACACATCAAAGCAAGCCTTATGAAGATGATTATTTGACCACAGAAGAGCATGCTGAAATTTTGAGTTCTCTTTTAGGGGTGGATGTGGGATATGTGGAAGACATTTTCGGAAAATGTGCGAGAAATGCTATAAACTCTCTAAAGCCAAGTGGGATTTTAATGCTTGAGAATCTCAGATTTGCAGCGGAGGAGACCAAACAACGACCATTAGAAGAATGTGAAAAGA comes from Thermococcus sp. EP1 and encodes:
- a CDS encoding metallophosphoesterase; the encoded protein is MRRIVAFLLVLLTLSLINVNQVSAEALPGDVLKYPMPGAPVVALPGEVVEIQPQDGVDITSLSIVSVLNGPYELEIIEKGATLKVKVPENVVPDVYFLQIKSNKGEVTIPGAVWILKEYPKVLRIAHVSDTHVTSGTKFGYVCGEYFQRDMKRIKELCDGGIIVPLHSYVATDSAYTYWAMDDRVDVTINTGDVVDTAGDGKGYKLLLDIISHATAAGRPTIIVKGNHDDPPNYYPRLIGPTDYYIVIGKFIIIALDSHGDEAHPYMNQLEWMEKVLEDHPDKIPIVIVHHPYWYSAPQGWIGGRIEGVSAFDDEDWQEMIQYGSYYWFGRNQEYLDIARRFLQDVEKYNIKLIMSGHIHHDKLHIYVDKNGNEHWFVTSTTTGAPDKETNPPRPDRSPTWYGSKIIEIDENGNVRLPEIEEMFGNLFNDFISLPVPQEFITFKWTSEFGSAVKFVNLLGEESGKFAIEIPDGAQVDTSVTNVTYKLLGERKIGDKTYELFEITVPKGISQLVISKGKDTEKPQIDIPYLTPSKPTKGKPFKVYISVKDNLGVKDIYVEIEANGVVTKYPAVQTSGGQAEYFMAEIPGIDADGYIIRAVAIDFYGNKATIEKIMGEIETSTTSTPTQTTPSETTTSSSTTPTTSSPTETTSSSSPTTTEAGGVCGPAAIVGLALLPLLAAKRKK
- a CDS encoding restriction endonuclease, yielding MKWNLEILQEASRETLIKTLVNLLELMGFRNVEMVDSPEEWGIDILALRDDPIAGFEKYVIKVKSGALTSSQDIEHFNEAIGRAKADKGIFVSINGYTKDAKLLVGKEYKGRIIIWDGEKLVEDLNDKEVPVSEDLLEKIKRKKEEEKLEEKRKGVLKVIRLDTPLLYSFSPDKVFEQISSLLEKKYKIKKEDIILKTLILEASTAYIFSWSALVEDTKDKAVIFSKEEILPFVSKDEELDKKVSKALLESGSAIKATEIRIIEPLTPNEAVLLVKSRLAEDLKVSQSSIILHSRKKVYIPKRVLLELQVGINSAKGEVDLKSKEARVKIEPLPKEKLIEIAKEECMNLLGEELREISFEPKENVAIINGQVSRFLFGAAVHIYSGRVLKRKSKIKRDAILSEVSKKYPGGKVISFTEKEDKAIIDVLAPEGIVVLEFNLETGDYVIKEKLVHPYNLAKIAKDLIEANFDIKNLELSDFKVHDHKNLELLLKSEDGKVLVKVDGKTGDIMDYFVEITPEKAEKIILKKYPDWRIKKIEELKDSYRIELENDKLLLKLSLSKDGKLLTEVDKYLKEDVVKKIAEEFLEEKGITADIKELELDENWKVKFAGKERVGEILIERVSGRVLKSDIFLTEFIIEETYQAHVSEKFAEKNLKTETIIVHKERGDAIIKLSGDNGFYYAKIDLRTGKILKEDMVPRKGLKAKIKKLQLDAKYK